A window of Nitratireductor kimnyeongensis genomic DNA:
CCGTCGTTTTTCACCAGGTGCATGAAAAAGTCCTTATGCGCCGTGATGTGGCGATCAAGGTTCATGCTCATGAAGCCGGAAAGCTGCAGAAAACCCGGATAGACGTGTCGCATGAAGCCGGGATTGGGCCACGGCACTGGCATGATCACATTGTCGCGGAACCAGGATATGTCTTTCTGCTCGGCCAGTTCATTGACGGCCGTCGGGTTCTTGCGTGTGTCGATGGGCCCTCCCATCAGCGTCATGCTGGCGGGCACATTTTTGTCGCCGCGCGCCTCCATCAGCGCGATGGCAGCAAGCACTGGAACAGAAGGCTGGCAAACCGCCATCACATGCGTGTCGGGGCCCAGGTGATCGAAAATGTCGATCAGGTAATCGATGTAGTCATCGAGATCGAACGGCCCATCGGAAACCGGCACCATGCGCGCATCCGCCCAGTCCGTGATGTAAACGTCGGCGTAGGGGAGCAGGGTTTCCACCGTGCCGCGCAGTAGTGTTGCGTAGTGCCCGGACATGGGCGCGACCATGAGGACCTTCGGGCCCGGATGAGCGCCCTTGGGTAGATCACGCTTGAACCGTATGACGTCGCAGAATGGTTGCGACCACACGGTCTGCTCGCGCACACTCACCTTCACGCCGTTGACGCTTGTTTCCTTCAGGCCGAACTCGGGCTTCGTGTAGCGGCGTGTGCTGCGCTCGAAGACTTCGGCTGCGGCAGCGACAGTTCGTCCGAAATAAGTCTTGGCAACCGGGTTCAAAGGATTGCTGTAAAAGAGCCGAACCGCATCGGCATAGGCCCGTGCTGGTTGGAGCGCGGCGTGGTTGAATTCATAGAGCTGATAATACATTGCTAGGTTTCCAGAGAGGACCTTCGCTATGGCCAGGCTGCCGTGAAAAAATGAGGAGTGAACGGAGAGGCCTTGCTTGTTTGCTTTCCCGTCAGAGTAAACAACTTTTGCTGCGTTGCAATAGATGGGCTGCTTCCCGGCCATGGCACAATCAGAGATCGGCATAAGCGATTGAAATTTCGCGTATAATCCGATCTTCGGATCAAGTAGTCTTGTTGCGACGCACCATAA
This region includes:
- a CDS encoding polyhydroxyalkanoate depolymerase translates to MYYQLYEFNHAALQPARAYADAVRLFYSNPLNPVAKTYFGRTVAAAAEVFERSTRRYTKPEFGLKETSVNGVKVSVREQTVWSQPFCDVIRFKRDLPKGAHPGPKVLMVAPMSGHYATLLRGTVETLLPYADVYITDWADARMVPVSDGPFDLDDYIDYLIDIFDHLGPDTHVMAVCQPSVPVLAAIALMEARGDKNVPASMTLMGGPIDTRKNPTAVNELAEQKDISWFRDNVIMPVPWPNPGFMRHVYPGFLQLSGFMSMNLDRHITAHKDFFMHLVKNDGDSAEKHRDFYDEYLAVMDLTAEFYLQTVETVFIRHDLPRGKMRHRGELVDPSAIRRVALLTVEGENDDISGVGQTKAAHDLCVNIPDDMRHHYMQPAVGHYGVFNGSRFRSEIAPRILDFMRSHPSGGLKNTAKAPADVSRKRVQKRQIRAKQA